The Sphingomonas alpina genome has a segment encoding these proteins:
- a CDS encoding TonB-dependent receptor — translation MPITVRALLRASFCAFAAATALPAHAADEDQSKDDILVVGQKDAPISIEPRGLSVSLGQDQFDGVNAFNTEDLIKYAPDFFVRTRYIGDNNAVPGFRGTHSAQSARSLVMVDGFVVSNFLGNSFGFPPAWGIVSPTEVKQFDIVYGPYSARYPGNSMGGIVNITTRAPDRNEAFGTVQAFVQPYRQYGTRDDFYGYAAEAGFALKADNSPFGFRASVRRLRNDSQPMQYYQFGYSAGLYGRPNAGTPVAGAYADPALIPVAGTKVVAPVIGDYSSVATRQDQVRAQLRFDQGEFHAEALFTYWWNREETLHPKTYLRDAAGNPFYGDATGQVSFAGHTYTLNPATSFRLGLAAKDEWLAGLKLEGPVAGFDVRANLSTLRFDRQESRSSNGYAAGIANGAGQVTEQGPTGWYTGDLLVTRTLGSHDVAFGLNGNLYETDQSVFDTTNWRAASGRTQRTRTFGRTRTIGVFAEDAIALDVDTLLILGLRADWWRGYDGGLTARATSGAQAGQLVMQRYAARTETAFSPKLALKRGLGDGWAAELSLALATRFPTVGELFQGSLNSDGSFNQNSFDPNLKPEKSRDANFLLRKRFGPVTLTGSLFYQRIRDAIFSYVGFNQAGVSTSNFKNIDLTRQFGAELIAEVRDWPAQGLDIDANAAWIDAETVRNRADRASEGVQFPRIPSWRFNGNLRWRLAPSLQAVVGVRYASRPNTDLDGLQRGDAYGYTSELFALDVKANIDLAHNLRLSAGVNNLTNDSAWVFHPYPQRTFVIEAGIKL, via the coding sequence ATGCCAATCACCGTGCGCGCCCTGTTGCGCGCGTCATTCTGCGCGTTCGCCGCCGCGACCGCGCTTCCCGCCCATGCCGCCGATGAAGATCAGAGCAAGGATGACATTCTGGTCGTCGGGCAGAAGGATGCGCCGATCTCGATCGAGCCGCGTGGCCTGTCGGTCAGTCTGGGCCAGGATCAATTCGACGGCGTCAATGCCTTTAACACCGAGGATCTGATCAAATATGCGCCCGACTTCTTCGTGCGCACCCGCTATATCGGCGACAATAACGCCGTGCCCGGCTTTCGCGGTACGCATAGCGCACAAAGCGCCCGGTCGCTGGTAATGGTCGACGGCTTCGTCGTCTCCAACTTCCTCGGCAATTCGTTCGGCTTTCCGCCCGCCTGGGGCATTGTCAGCCCGACCGAGGTCAAGCAGTTCGACATTGTCTACGGCCCCTATTCGGCGCGTTATCCGGGCAATTCGATGGGTGGCATCGTCAATATCACCACCCGCGCGCCCGACCGCAACGAAGCGTTCGGCACCGTGCAGGCCTTCGTCCAGCCTTATCGCCAATATGGCACGCGCGACGATTTCTACGGCTATGCCGCCGAAGCCGGCTTCGCGCTGAAGGCCGACAACAGCCCGTTCGGCTTTCGCGCCTCGGTGCGGCGGCTGCGCAACGACAGCCAGCCGATGCAATATTATCAGTTCGGCTATTCCGCCGGGCTCTACGGCAGGCCCAATGCCGGCACGCCGGTCGCCGGCGCCTATGCCGATCCGGCGCTGATCCCGGTTGCGGGCACGAAAGTGGTCGCCCCGGTGATTGGCGACTACAGTTCCGTCGCCACACGCCAGGATCAGGTCCGTGCGCAACTCCGCTTCGACCAAGGCGAGTTCCATGCCGAAGCGCTGTTCACCTATTGGTGGAACCGCGAAGAGACGCTCCACCCGAAAACCTATCTGCGCGATGCGGCCGGTAATCCCTTTTATGGCGATGCGACCGGGCAGGTGAGCTTCGCCGGACACACCTACACGCTCAATCCAGCGACCAGCTTTCGTCTCGGCCTTGCCGCCAAGGACGAATGGCTGGCGGGGCTGAAGCTGGAAGGGCCGGTTGCCGGCTTCGATGTGCGCGCCAATCTCTCGACCCTGCGTTTCGACCGGCAGGAAAGCCGCAGCTCGAACGGCTATGCTGCCGGCATCGCCAATGGCGCGGGGCAGGTGACCGAGCAGGGGCCGACTGGCTGGTATACCGGCGACCTGCTCGTCACCCGGACACTGGGCAGCCATGACGTGGCGTTCGGTTTGAACGGCAATCTCTATGAGACCGACCAATCGGTGTTCGACACGACCAACTGGCGCGCCGCCAGCGGCCGGACTCAGCGCACCCGCACCTTTGGGCGGACGCGCACGATCGGCGTCTTTGCCGAGGACGCGATCGCCCTCGATGTCGATACGCTGCTGATCCTTGGCCTGCGCGCCGATTGGTGGCGCGGCTATGATGGCGGCCTGACGGCGCGCGCCACCAGCGGAGCGCAGGCCGGGCAATTGGTCATGCAACGGTATGCCGCGCGGACAGAAACCGCGTTCAGTCCCAAGCTCGCGCTCAAGCGCGGCCTGGGTGATGGCTGGGCAGCCGAACTCAGCCTTGCGCTGGCGACCCGTTTCCCGACCGTTGGAGAGTTGTTCCAAGGATCGCTCAACAGCGATGGCAGCTTCAATCAGAACAGCTTCGATCCGAACCTGAAACCGGAGAAGAGCCGCGACGCGAATTTCCTGCTGCGCAAACGCTTCGGTCCGGTCACGCTGACCGGCAGCCTGTTCTATCAGCGCATCCGCGATGCGATCTTCAGCTATGTCGGTTTCAATCAGGCTGGCGTGTCGACCTCCAACTTCAAGAATATCGACCTGACTCGCCAATTTGGGGCGGAGCTGATCGCGGAGGTGCGTGACTGGCCGGCACAGGGCCTGGATATCGATGCCAATGCCGCCTGGATCGATGCCGAAACTGTGCGCAATCGCGCCGATCGCGCCTCCGAAGGGGTGCAATTTCCGCGCATCCCGAGCTGGCGCTTCAACGGCAATCTGCGCTGGCGGCTCGCACCGTCGCTGCAGGCGGTGGTCGGCGTGCGTTATGCCAGCCGGCCCAATACCGATCTCGACGGGCTGCAGCGCGGCGACGCCTATGGCTATACCTCGGAGCTGTTCGCGCTCGATGTGAAGGCCAACATCGATCTGGCGCACAACCTGAGGCTGTCGGCCGGGGTCAATAATCTCACCAATGACAGCGCCTGGGTCTTCCATCCCTATCCGCAGCGCACCTTCGTCATCGAAGCGGGGATCAAATTATGA
- a CDS encoding HD domain-containing protein encodes MNVTPDRAQFTAMTEGTQQDWSLIGSHFREFSKGLPARVLTHLKLLDGDYGGFPVDRLEHSLQTATRAHRDGRDEAYVVMALLHDIGDTLGSFNHPEIGAAMLRPFVSEEVHWIANTHGVFQGYYFFHYIGGDRDMREQYRGHPHFEACAEFCEKYDQSAFDPNYDSAPLEFFEPMVGRVMSRPINSIYAKVSEAA; translated from the coding sequence ATGAACGTGACCCCAGATCGCGCCCAGTTCACCGCCATGACCGAGGGCACCCAGCAGGACTGGAGTCTGATCGGCAGCCATTTTCGTGAATTTTCAAAGGGGTTGCCGGCGCGGGTCCTCACGCATCTCAAGTTGCTCGACGGCGATTATGGTGGTTTTCCGGTCGATCGCCTGGAACATTCGCTGCAGACCGCGACGCGCGCGCATCGCGACGGTCGCGACGAGGCCTATGTGGTGATGGCGCTGCTCCATGACATTGGCGACACGCTCGGTTCGTTCAACCATCCCGAGATCGGCGCGGCGATGCTGCGGCCGTTCGTCTCGGAGGAAGTGCACTGGATCGCCAACACGCATGGCGTGTTCCAGGGCTATTATTTCTTCCATTACATCGGCGGCGACCGCGACATGCGCGAACAATATCGCGGCCATCCGCATTTCGAGGCCTGCGCCGAATTCTGCGAAAAATACGATCAGTCCGCGTTCGACCCCAATTACGACAGCGCGCCGCTTGAATTCTTCGAGCCGATGGTCGGCCGGGTGATGTCGCGCCCGATCAACAGCATCTATGCCAAGGTGAGCGAAGCGGCCTGA
- a CDS encoding sensor histidine kinase, protein MSALPIPAIPALKKPDIFSRPFFEEKSRAFWTLQAAGWTGYLILRSVSSISNGPSLDVLIPVIIESIVGYCITLLLSTLYGYFRGLRRISGILLTIVTLVIATLLYSVLDAFSFSFIKLANPGLNLNLVLGTVFLNFTVLAGWSALYFGINFYLIVEEQIDQLEALGNQASSAQLAMLRYQLNPHFLFNTLNSISTLVLLKQTERANAMLSRLSSFLRYTLANEPTAHVTIAQEVETLKLYLEIEKMRFEDRLRPNFEIDPRVAMARLPSLLLQPLVENAIKYAVTPKEEGAEIAVVARLAGDRVQIAVSDTGPGLNEMKARPSLSTGVGLANIRERLVQAYGPDHRFETRSLPVGGFEVEIEIPFQLGEPAREPREVA, encoded by the coding sequence ATGTCAGCCCTTCCCATCCCGGCGATTCCGGCGCTGAAAAAGCCCGATATCTTCTCGCGACCCTTTTTCGAGGAGAAAAGCCGCGCCTTCTGGACGCTGCAGGCGGCGGGCTGGACCGGCTATCTGATCCTGCGCAGCGTCTCGAGCATTTCCAACGGACCGTCGCTCGACGTGCTCATCCCGGTCATCATCGAATCGATCGTCGGCTATTGCATCACCCTGCTGCTCTCCACGCTCTACGGCTATTTCCGCGGGCTGCGGCGGATCAGCGGGATCCTGCTCACGATCGTGACGCTGGTGATCGCGACATTGCTGTATTCGGTGCTCGACGCCTTCTCCTTCTCGTTCATCAAACTCGCCAATCCGGGGCTCAACCTCAACCTCGTACTTGGAACGGTATTCCTCAACTTCACTGTGCTGGCGGGCTGGTCGGCGCTCTATTTCGGGATCAATTTCTACCTGATCGTCGAGGAACAGATCGACCAGCTCGAAGCGCTGGGCAATCAGGCCTCGTCAGCGCAGCTCGCAATGCTGCGCTATCAGCTCAATCCGCATTTCCTGTTCAACACGCTCAATTCGATCTCCACCCTGGTGCTGCTGAAACAGACCGAGCGGGCGAATGCGATGCTCAGCCGCCTGTCGTCCTTCCTGCGCTACACGCTCGCCAACGAGCCGACCGCTCATGTCACGATCGCGCAGGAGGTCGAAACGCTGAAACTCTATCTCGAGATCGAGAAGATGCGCTTCGAGGATCGGCTGCGGCCCAATTTCGAAATCGATCCGCGCGTCGCGATGGCGCGATTGCCTTCCTTGCTGCTTCAGCCGCTGGTCGAAAATGCGATCAAATATGCCGTCACACCGAAGGAAGAGGGCGCCGAAATCGCGGTGGTTGCGCGGCTCGCCGGGGATCGGGTGCAGATCGCCGTATCCGACACCGGACCGGGGTTGAATGAAATGAAAGCACGTCCAAGCCTTTCAACCGGGGTTGGCCTTGCCAATATCAGGGAGCGGCTGGTGCAGGCTTATGGCCCCGACCACCGTTTCGAGACCCGGTCCCTGCCCGTTGGCGGGTTCGAGGTCGAGATCGAAATACCGTTCCAGCTCGGTGAGCCGGCGCGAGAACCTAGAGAGGTCGCATGA
- a CDS encoding LytR/AlgR family response regulator transcription factor, producing the protein MTIRTILVDDEPLAIQGLELRLQAHDDVEIIDKCQNGREAIRAIKTHKPDLVFLDIQMPGFDGFSVVQGLMEVEPPLFVFVTAYSDHAVKAFEAQAVDYLMKPVEESRLADTLDRVRQRLTEKRGVEEVDRLKEVLAEVAPDSVENLTDGGDQVSSNRFEKLINIKDRGQIFRVDVDTIERIDAAGDYMCIYTGDNTLILRETMKDLEKRLDPRRFQRVHRSTIVNLDLVKEVKPHTNGECFLVLGSGAQVKVSRSYRDVVARFVH; encoded by the coding sequence ATGACGATTAGAACGATTTTGGTCGATGACGAGCCACTGGCGATCCAGGGCCTCGAACTTCGACTGCAGGCGCATGATGATGTCGAAATCATCGACAAATGCCAGAATGGCCGCGAGGCGATCCGCGCGATCAAGACGCACAAGCCCGACCTGGTGTTTCTCGACATCCAGATGCCCGGATTTGACGGCTTTTCCGTCGTACAGGGATTGATGGAGGTCGAACCGCCGCTGTTCGTGTTCGTCACCGCCTATTCCGACCATGCCGTGAAGGCGTTCGAGGCGCAGGCGGTCGATTATCTGATGAAGCCGGTCGAGGAGAGCCGCCTTGCCGACACGCTCGACCGGGTGCGTCAACGCCTGACCGAGAAGCGCGGCGTCGAGGAAGTCGACCGGCTGAAGGAAGTGTTGGCCGAGGTGGCGCCGGATTCGGTCGAGAATCTCACCGATGGCGGCGACCAGGTATCGTCGAACCGCTTCGAGAAGCTGATCAACATCAAGGATCGCGGCCAGATCTTCCGTGTCGATGTCGATACGATCGAGCGCATCGACGCGGCCGGCGACTATATGTGCATCTATACCGGCGACAACACGCTGATCCTGCGCGAGACGATGAAGGATCTGGAAAAGCGCCTCGACCCGCGCCGTTTCCAGCGCGTGCATCGTTCGACCATCGTCAATCTCGACCTGGTCAAGGAAGTGAAGCCGCACACCAATGGCGAATGCTTCCTGGTGCTTGGATCGGGCGCACAGGTCAAGGTGAGCCGCAGCTATCGCGATGTGGTCGCACGGTTCGTCCACTAG
- a CDS encoding isocitrate lyase/PEP mutase family protein: MSKALAFAALHVAGDPLILYNAWDVGSARAVAGAGAKAIATGSWSVAAAQGFDDGEAFPLELALAGAARISGAVSLPVTIDFEGGYAVEPEDVAANIARLAATGAVGCNFEDQVVGENSLHPIPVQVSRIAAARVGAGVDFFINARTDIFLQAAQDTHDKAMVDAAIKRASAYAAAGASGFFAPGLADAKLIARLCDAVELPVNIMAFPGVPSTSALADAGVSRISYGPGPYRSAMKSIETDAQAVFAWR; the protein is encoded by the coding sequence ATGTCCAAGGCACTGGCCTTTGCCGCCCTGCATGTCGCCGGCGACCCGTTGATCCTCTATAATGCGTGGGACGTCGGCAGCGCGCGCGCAGTGGCCGGCGCCGGCGCCAAGGCGATCGCGACCGGCAGCTGGTCGGTCGCCGCAGCGCAGGGGTTCGACGATGGCGAAGCCTTCCCGCTGGAACTCGCCCTCGCCGGCGCGGCGCGGATTTCGGGCGCGGTATCGCTGCCGGTGACGATCGATTTCGAGGGCGGCTATGCCGTCGAGCCGGAGGATGTCGCCGCCAATATCGCGCGGCTTGCCGCCACGGGGGCGGTCGGCTGCAATTTCGAGGACCAGGTGGTCGGCGAGAACAGCCTGCACCCGATCCCGGTACAGGTCAGCCGCATCGCCGCGGCGCGGGTCGGTGCAGGCGTGGATTTCTTCATCAACGCACGCACCGACATCTTCCTGCAGGCGGCGCAGGACACGCATGACAAGGCGATGGTCGATGCCGCGATCAAGCGCGCGTCCGCCTATGCCGCAGCGGGTGCGAGCGGCTTTTTCGCGCCCGGACTCGCCGACGCCAAGCTGATCGCGCGGCTGTGCGATGCGGTCGAACTGCCGGTCAATATCATGGCCTTTCCGGGCGTGCCCTCGACCTCGGCGCTGGCCGATGCCGGGGTGTCGCGGATCAGCTATGGGCCAGGGCCCTACCGCTCGGCGATGAAGTCGATCGAGACCGATGCGCAGGCGGTGTTCGCCTGGCGGTGA